One Bacillota bacterium DNA segment encodes these proteins:
- a CDS encoding transketolase gives MALSLLQNTLDVDFLRRQARTLRLDVIRMLEEAGSGHPGGSLSAADLVAALYFGILRHDPANPGWPERDRFVLSKGHAVPVLYAALAESGYFPREELKTLRRIDSRLQGHPSHRDLPAVEASTGSLGQGLSIGAGMALGARLDGRESRVFVLLGDGELQEGQVWEAALSAPRWQLENLVAIVDYNRLQLDGPVDEILPLEPLAEKWRQFGWDVAEIDGHEMAEIVPALLWASRRDREAEAGGDGALPPGGLKLPPRRAGRPAVLIAHTVKGKGVSFMEGNNEFHGRAPTREEAARALAELGGEA, from the coding sequence TTGGCCTTGAGCCTGCTCCAGAACACCTTGGACGTCGACTTTCTGCGCCGCCAGGCGCGGACCCTGCGCCTTGATGTGATCCGCATGCTGGAGGAGGCGGGCTCCGGCCACCCCGGCGGTTCCCTGTCGGCCGCGGACCTGGTGGCGGCGCTCTACTTCGGGATCCTTCGCCATGATCCGGCCAACCCCGGCTGGCCGGAGCGGGATCGCTTCGTGCTCTCCAAGGGACACGCTGTCCCCGTCCTCTACGCGGCGCTGGCGGAGTCGGGCTACTTCCCGCGCGAGGAGCTGAAGACGCTCCGCCGCATCGACAGCCGGCTGCAGGGCCACCCCTCGCACCGCGACCTGCCCGCCGTCGAGGCTTCCACCGGTTCGCTCGGCCAGGGACTCTCCATCGGCGCGGGCATGGCCCTGGGCGCCCGTCTCGACGGCCGGGAGAGCCGCGTCTTCGTCCTCCTGGGCGACGGCGAGCTGCAGGAGGGGCAGGTCTGGGAGGCCGCGCTGTCAGCACCCCGCTGGCAGCTGGAGAACCTGGTGGCCATCGTCGACTACAACCGCCTGCAGCTGGACGGCCCCGTCGACGAGATCCTGCCCCTGGAGCCGCTGGCGGAGAAGTGGCGCCAGTTCGGCTGGGACGTGGCGGAGATCGACGGCCATGAGATGGCCGAGATCGTCCCCGCGCTCCTGTGGGCCTCCCGGCGCGACCGGGAGGCGGAGGCGGGAGGCGACGGCGCCCTTCCTCCCGGCGGGCTGAAGCTCCCGCCCCGCCGGGCCGGAAGGCCCGCGGTCCTGATCGCGCACACGGTCAAGGGGAAGGGCGTCTCCTTCATGGAAGGGAACAACGAGTTCCACGGTCGCGCGCCCACCCGCGAGGAAGCGGCGCGGGCCCTGGCCGAGCTGGGGGGTGAGGCCTGA
- a CDS encoding isoaspartyl peptidase/L-asparaginase yields MAGIVVHGGAGHVEDPDGLQRAGVEKAARAGWEVLSAGGSALEAVLAAVRTLEDDPHFNAGTGAVLNLAGEAEMDAAVATGEGGFGAVAALTRVRHPVDVARAVMDETDHLLLAGQGALEFARARGFEPYNPVTVERLERWQRDRQLLESGRSTFWPKLARRAGHEARYSTVGAVAVDAEGRVAAATSTGGISLKLPGRVGDTPVMGAGTFASPLGAASATGHGEGILRLGLTRLAVERMEREDAMEAVRAAIDLAGRAGVEAGLIGVDARGGLGFAFNTAGMARAWAGERGIEAWS; encoded by the coding sequence ATGGCAGGCATCGTGGTACACGGGGGCGCCGGACACGTAGAGGACCCTGACGGGCTCCAGCGAGCCGGCGTGGAGAAGGCCGCCCGCGCCGGCTGGGAGGTGCTCTCCGCGGGGGGCTCCGCCCTGGAGGCGGTACTGGCCGCCGTGCGGACGCTGGAGGACGACCCCCACTTCAACGCCGGTACCGGCGCGGTCCTCAACCTGGCCGGCGAGGCGGAGATGGACGCCGCCGTCGCCACCGGCGAGGGCGGCTTCGGCGCGGTGGCGGCGCTCACCCGTGTCCGCCATCCCGTCGACGTGGCCCGGGCCGTCATGGACGAGACCGACCACCTCCTGCTGGCCGGCCAGGGTGCGCTGGAGTTCGCCCGCGCCCGCGGCTTCGAGCCGTACAACCCGGTGACCGTGGAGCGGCTGGAGCGCTGGCAGCGCGACAGGCAGCTGCTGGAGTCGGGCCGCTCCACGTTCTGGCCGAAGCTCGCCCGGAGGGCCGGTCACGAGGCTCGCTACTCCACGGTGGGCGCCGTCGCGGTCGACGCCGAAGGACGCGTCGCCGCGGCCACCTCCACCGGCGGCATCTCGCTCAAGCTGCCGGGGCGGGTCGGCGACACGCCGGTGATGGGCGCCGGCACCTTCGCCAGCCCGCTGGGCGCCGCCTCGGCCACCGGCCACGGCGAGGGCATCCTCCGCCTGGGGCTGACCCGGCTGGCCGTGGAGCGGATGGAACGGGAGGACGCCATGGAGGCCGTCCGCGCCGCCATCGACCTGGCCGGCCGGGCGGGCGTGGAGGCGGGCCTGATCGGCGTGGACGCCCGCGGCGGCCTCGGCTTCGCCTTCAACACCGCCGGCATGGCGCGCGCCTGGGCCGGCGAGCGCGGCATCGAGGCGTGGAGCTGA
- a CDS encoding 4a-hydroxytetrahydrobiopterin dehydratase, translating into MAVLDEEEVRRRLGALPFWRWADGAIHRSYRFRDFVEAMGFVQQVALLAEKADHHPDVLVRYNEVTLTLATHSEGGVTEKDLEMAERIERRLSPAE; encoded by the coding sequence ATGGCGGTTCTGGACGAGGAAGAGGTCCGCCGGCGCCTCGGCGCGCTGCCCTTCTGGCGGTGGGCGGACGGTGCCATCCATCGTTCCTACCGCTTCCGCGACTTCGTCGAGGCCATGGGCTTCGTCCAGCAGGTGGCGCTCCTGGCGGAGAAAGCCGACCACCACCCGGACGTTCTCGTCCGCTACAACGAGGTGACGCTCACCCTCGCCACCCACAGCGAGGGCGGCGTCACCGAGAAGGACCTGGAGATGGCCGAGCGGATCGAGCGTCGCCTGAGCCCGGCGGAGTAG
- the rfaE2 gene encoding D-glycero-beta-D-manno-heptose 1-phosphate adenylyltransferase, giving the protein MAEARRQGKRLVFTNGCFDLLHSGHVRYLAGARALGDLLAVGLNSDASVRRLKGPLRPFVPQQERAEVLAALASVDYVVLFEEASPARLIAALRPEVYAKGGDYARRALPERPLVEAYGGQVVLLPEAEGRSTTALAERVAARLGGERARERFLAAWRRQRGEFARMAGSRPEVEAGPAARALLAEESELFRVLGREGGAQEPAGLAPAGGETSGTGIEALLAALRAWDERLEAALERLPAGAWLAGGGGADGGPGGEAGAAVRLRRTDLAGRLEALLLRRERLLGLLEAAGGRRPATPPGSGDARSARPSPGPSR; this is encoded by the coding sequence GTGGCGGAGGCGCGGCGCCAGGGAAAGCGCCTCGTCTTCACCAACGGCTGCTTCGACCTGCTCCACAGCGGCCATGTCCGCTACCTGGCGGGGGCGCGGGCGCTGGGCGACCTGCTGGCGGTGGGCCTGAACAGCGACGCCAGCGTCCGCCGCCTGAAGGGCCCGCTGCGGCCCTTCGTCCCCCAGCAGGAGCGGGCGGAGGTGCTGGCCGCCCTGGCCTCCGTCGACTACGTGGTCCTCTTCGAGGAAGCCAGCCCCGCGCGGCTGATCGCGGCGCTCCGGCCGGAGGTCTACGCCAAGGGCGGCGACTACGCCCGGCGGGCCCTGCCCGAGCGGCCGCTGGTGGAGGCGTATGGCGGCCAGGTGGTCCTCCTGCCGGAGGCGGAGGGGCGGAGCACCACCGCGCTGGCGGAGCGCGTGGCGGCGCGCCTGGGCGGGGAGCGGGCGCGGGAGCGCTTCCTGGCAGCCTGGAGGCGGCAGCGCGGGGAGTTCGCACGGATGGCGGGCTCCCGGCCGGAGGTGGAGGCGGGTCCGGCCGCAAGGGCACTGCTGGCCGAGGAGAGCGAGCTCTTCCGGGTCCTGGGACGGGAGGGAGGCGCGCAGGAGCCGGCCGGGCTGGCGCCGGCGGGCGGGGAGACCTCCGGTACCGGGATCGAGGCGCTCCTGGCGGCGCTCCGCGCCTGGGACGAGCGGCTGGAAGCGGCGCTGGAGCGGCTGCCGGCGGGCGCGTGGCTGGCCGGCGGTGGCGGGGCGGATGGCGGCCCGGGCGGGGAGGCCGGCGCTGCCGTCCGCCTGCGGCGCACGGACCTGGCCGGCCGTCTGGAGGCGCTCCTCCTCCGGCGGGAGAGACTCCTGGGCCTGCTGGAAGCCGCCGGCGGCCGCCGGCCGGCTACTCCGCCGGGCTCAGGCGACGCTCGATCCGCTCGGCCATCTCCAGGTCCTTCTCGGTGA
- a CDS encoding glycosyltransferase family 9 protein → MKILVLRLFYIGDVVFTGPALRLLRRRLPGARIDLLVQRWTAPVAERLPGVDRVLTYEPGGAHRGPAGLLRLVRRLRAERYDAVLDLHGNLKAHFLGWASGAPVRAGFSTGRGGWLLTHRVPFREDRPIVDLLAGTAEVAVEALEGRLRPGWQTLPEDPGGAPGERRLSIRLDREERAAARRTLAERLRPGGPVVLLQLGANWPSKRWPVERWAGLARLLMERLDARILLTGGPAEEAVQREVLRLLGQPPEAPATPVREGGGGVEEAGRVRVLPLAGRTSLRETAALAAESDLVIAPDTGVLYLASAVGARVVGLYGPTDPDRLGPLGERGRALATRPSCWPCWSVDCPLGRNRCLADLEEAQVAEEAATLLATPSALRNRGAGPGGGA, encoded by the coding sequence ATGAAGATCCTGGTCCTGCGCCTCTTCTACATCGGGGATGTGGTCTTCACCGGCCCGGCGCTCCGCCTCCTGCGCAGGCGGCTGCCGGGCGCCCGGATCGACCTGCTGGTCCAGCGCTGGACGGCGCCTGTCGCCGAGCGCCTGCCCGGCGTCGACCGGGTGCTCACCTACGAGCCCGGCGGCGCCCACCGCGGGCCGGCCGGCCTGCTCCGGCTCGTGCGCCGCCTGCGCGCCGAGCGCTACGACGCCGTGCTCGACCTGCACGGAAACCTGAAGGCCCACTTCCTGGGCTGGGCCTCCGGCGCGCCGGTCCGGGCCGGCTTCTCCACCGGCCGCGGCGGCTGGCTCCTGACCCACCGCGTCCCCTTCCGCGAGGACCGGCCCATCGTCGACCTGCTGGCGGGGACGGCGGAGGTGGCGGTGGAGGCGCTGGAGGGCCGCCTGCGGCCGGGCTGGCAGACGCTGCCGGAGGATCCCGGTGGCGCGCCCGGGGAGCGGCGCCTGTCGATCCGCCTCGACCGGGAGGAGCGGGCGGCGGCCCGGCGCACCCTGGCGGAGCGGCTCCGGCCGGGCGGCCCGGTCGTCCTTCTCCAGCTGGGCGCCAACTGGCCTTCCAAGCGCTGGCCGGTGGAGCGCTGGGCCGGACTGGCCCGCCTCCTGATGGAGCGGCTGGACGCGCGCATCCTGTTGACCGGCGGGCCGGCGGAGGAAGCGGTCCAGCGCGAGGTGCTGCGGCTTCTCGGGCAGCCGCCGGAGGCGCCGGCCACGCCCGTCCGGGAGGGCGGGGGCGGGGTGGAGGAGGCGGGGAGGGTCCGCGTCCTGCCGCTGGCCGGCCGGACCTCGCTGCGGGAGACGGCCGCGCTGGCGGCCGAGTCGGACCTGGTGATCGCGCCCGACACCGGGGTGCTCTACCTGGCCAGCGCCGTGGGCGCTCGGGTGGTCGGGCTCTACGGCCCGACCGATCCCGACCGGCTGGGCCCGCTGGGCGAACGCGGCCGGGCGCTGGCCACGCGCCCTTCCTGCTGGCCGTGCTGGAGCGTCGACTGCCCGCTGGGCCGGAACCGCTGCCTCGCCGACCTGGAGGAAGCCCAGGTGGCGGAGGAGGCGGCGACGCTGCTCGCGACTCCCTCCGCGCTCCGCAACCGGGGCGCGGGACCGGGGGGTGGCGCCTGA
- a CDS encoding O-antigen ligase family protein, protein MAGTVARTAETRPRSALLRGLTLDLDGRPAWRRSRSGRLLTGWEAWLAARLRGPLGALDAQVESSRTGGWLLDALARLGGNAPAGLLAVIVALLPWVPEPLDAALLLLDLLLLGMEAARGRVRLRGAPLDTVVLLFAWVAVVGAVTSVHPAGSIYTLGQYAVYLTAYVLASRLLGDVRAVRAFWLAALASGALAGLDGVYQYFTLRGVPQAWIDVETSPGIRARVYAALENPNVYAQYMVLLLTTALALLVSGRMRERMRGRDWWWLAGGTVLMLVGLVLSFSRGGWLSFAVAVVILLLLLQPRWLLYGTAAGVLALLAVTPLRDRFFSSFTLADSSNSFRIYIWTGVLQMIKAYWLFGAGLGLRTFQWVYPHWMITGIVALSSHNQYLEIAAELGLVGLIAYLALGLRTFQVAWNAWRFWSRRDAWMAAAAVGAMTAVVGNMVHGFVDTSWYSPRVIMLFWLITGAAGALRAAVEGPEAPGEDREEPAPGLRRAGAWAGRGEA, encoded by the coding sequence GTGGCGGGAACCGTCGCGCGAACGGCCGAGACCCGGCCCCGGAGCGCGCTTCTTCGCGGGCTGACGCTGGATCTGGACGGGCGCCCGGCTTGGCGTCGCAGCCGGAGCGGGCGGCTCCTGACCGGATGGGAAGCCTGGCTGGCGGCCCGGTTGCGCGGGCCGCTGGGCGCCCTGGACGCGCAGGTGGAATCCAGCCGCACCGGCGGTTGGCTGCTGGACGCGCTGGCCAGGCTGGGGGGCAACGCGCCGGCCGGCCTCCTGGCCGTGATCGTGGCGCTCCTCCCGTGGGTGCCGGAACCGCTGGACGCCGCCCTCCTCCTTCTCGACCTGCTCCTGCTCGGCATGGAGGCGGCCCGCGGCCGGGTGAGGCTGCGCGGCGCACCGCTGGACACGGTGGTCCTCCTCTTCGCCTGGGTGGCGGTCGTCGGAGCGGTCACCTCGGTGCACCCGGCCGGCAGCATCTACACCCTGGGCCAGTACGCCGTCTACCTCACCGCCTACGTCCTCGCCTCGCGGCTCCTGGGCGACGTGCGCGCGGTGCGGGCCTTCTGGCTGGCGGCGCTGGCCTCCGGGGCCCTGGCCGGCCTGGACGGCGTCTACCAGTACTTCACGCTGCGCGGGGTGCCGCAGGCCTGGATCGACGTGGAGACTTCCCCGGGGATCCGCGCCCGGGTCTACGCGGCGCTGGAGAACCCCAACGTCTACGCCCAGTACATGGTGCTCCTGCTCACCACGGCCCTCGCCCTGCTGGTCTCCGGCCGGATGCGGGAGCGGATGCGAGGGCGGGACTGGTGGTGGCTGGCGGGCGGAACGGTGCTGATGCTGGTGGGGCTGGTGCTCAGCTTCTCCCGCGGCGGGTGGCTCTCGTTCGCCGTGGCGGTGGTGATCCTGCTCCTGCTGCTCCAGCCCCGTTGGCTCCTCTACGGTACCGCTGCGGGCGTCCTCGCCCTGCTGGCGGTGACGCCGCTGCGCGACCGCTTTTTCTCCTCCTTCACCCTGGCCGACAGTTCCAACTCTTTCCGGATCTACATCTGGACGGGCGTCCTGCAGATGATCAAGGCCTACTGGCTCTTTGGCGCGGGGCTGGGGCTGCGGACGTTCCAGTGGGTCTACCCGCACTGGATGATCACCGGCATCGTCGCCCTCTCCAGCCACAACCAGTACCTGGAGATCGCCGCGGAGCTGGGCCTGGTCGGGCTGATCGCCTACCTGGCCCTGGGCCTGCGCACCTTCCAGGTGGCATGGAACGCCTGGCGGTTCTGGAGCCGGCGCGACGCCTGGATGGCGGCCGCCGCGGTGGGCGCCATGACGGCCGTCGTGGGCAACATGGTCCACGGCTTCGTGGACACCAGCTGGTACAGCCCGCGGGTGATCATGCTCTTCTGGTTGATCACCGGCGCGGCCGGCGCCCTGCGCGCCGCGGTGGAGGGACCGGAGGCGCCGGGCGAGGACCGGGAGGAGCCTGCGCCCGGCCTGCGGCGGGCGGGGGCCTGGGCGGGGCGGGGAGAGGCATGA
- the bshB1 gene encoding bacillithiol biosynthesis deacetylase BshB1, with the protein MEILAIGPHPDDIELGTAGLLALERRRGHSIGLIDLSRGEMGSRGNAEIRAREATEAARRLGARFRLNLGLPDTRIQDDPAAARRLAVWIRQARPALVLAPYPVDRHPDHAAAGLLVQRAVLYAGLRRLDLEEAHHVVRTLLFYPINELVERPSFCVDVTEVWEEKVAALEAHASQVGETGLEIDRRFFGHGGFLEAMEGRAVQYGRMIGARYAEAYLTRDPLRLEDPLAFFSS; encoded by the coding sequence GTGGAGATCCTGGCCATCGGGCCGCACCCGGACGACATCGAGCTGGGCACCGCCGGGCTCCTGGCCCTGGAGCGGCGGCGCGGCCACTCCATCGGCCTCATCGACCTGAGCCGCGGCGAGATGGGAAGCCGCGGGAACGCGGAGATCCGGGCCCGGGAGGCGACCGAGGCGGCCCGCCGGCTGGGGGCCCGCTTCCGGCTCAACCTGGGCCTGCCCGACACCCGCATCCAGGACGACCCGGCGGCGGCACGACGCCTCGCCGTCTGGATCCGGCAGGCCCGGCCGGCGCTGGTGCTGGCGCCCTACCCGGTCGACCGGCACCCGGACCACGCCGCGGCGGGTCTGCTCGTCCAGCGGGCGGTCCTCTACGCCGGGCTCCGCCGCCTCGACCTGGAGGAAGCCCACCACGTGGTCCGCACCCTCCTCTTCTACCCCATCAACGAGCTGGTCGAGCGCCCCAGCTTCTGCGTCGACGTGACGGAGGTCTGGGAGGAGAAGGTGGCGGCGCTGGAGGCGCACGCCTCCCAGGTCGGCGAGACCGGGTTGGAGATCGACAGGAGGTTCTTCGGCCACGGGGGCTTCCTCGAGGCCATGGAGGGGCGCGCGGTCCAGTACGGGCGGATGATCGGCGCCCGCTACGCCGAGGCCTACCTCACCCGCGACCCCCTGCGCCTGGAGGATCCGCTGGCCTTCTTTTCGTCTTGA
- a CDS encoding AAA family ATPase has product MTEREGAAPDGSGGRSGWSGWGFRLRRLSVQRFAALRDVRLDHLGPGLTLLLGPNEAGKSTLLAFWVDMLYDLPAASRSSQAVDPYRPQPGEEWGGEVELESAAGPIRLRRLFHEGRRRAGRLWLERDGSSWEGEAAEAELERLLGQVARSDYTTVFAFSLAELEALRRLDQGEVGKRIYSAGFGAAEVPAVEDELERRRGELWKPRARKGPELNQLLQLLVDKERELESARHALGELEPLRAEQRRAEEEVARLEPLQAEAERQARRLRRLRELRPDWQRWRVLRGEVEAGRRWATFPAEATERSEELEERLRRLEEQRRQLRREVSGEEAILDEPLPVALLEAAAQVEALLRELPDQQRRAAALAEKEQRLHDAEAELEAAARRLRLDPDALPALVERWGETGLPEAEGQELAARAMEARKHALLARSRWEEQELGGAEAAVSAPDPGEAGGAGARGRRRGAVVVGLGLAGFLALGAALLHGPAWAGWLGLLAVGGALALALAPARGGTAAVREEVERARLLWESERRRLAQAREAAEREEAEARGRLVAWCRRHGLPTGLAPEELAGWLAEARRLPQLLAGRERLERELAELRSQSDAFAARLGEQAGRLGVEADPDRLRERLEAARRQQERRRQAAESLRRLRDREKELAVESAEAEGLLRSLLEKAGVGEVAELPEAAAQAERWRRQGAELQDLESRLRAAALELWPEPADPLAELDRRLAATDPEALEQEQGKAEAEAAEVRERIARAHQRLGELRVRIEQLERSRRVAELGDEAARLRARLEARAAEWRRLTLALEILRAARERFEQERQPAVVQSASRLFVHFTGGRYERVTVGLGEQRPRLVPRGAGAAPLEPWQLSRGTQEQLYLAMRLAYIEEVRRNGGSLPVVIDDALADFDPARLRAALRALGEFARGHQVLLFTCHPHVVDAARREVPDAHVLELP; this is encoded by the coding sequence GTGACGGAGCGGGAGGGCGCGGCACCGGACGGGTCGGGTGGCCGGAGCGGCTGGAGCGGTTGGGGCTTCCGGCTCCGGAGACTGAGCGTCCAGCGCTTCGCCGCGCTGCGCGACGTCCGCCTGGACCACCTGGGCCCGGGGCTGACGCTCCTCCTGGGCCCCAACGAGGCCGGGAAGAGCACGCTTCTCGCCTTCTGGGTGGATATGCTCTACGACCTTCCTGCCGCCTCCCGGAGCAGCCAGGCGGTCGACCCCTATCGCCCGCAGCCCGGGGAAGAGTGGGGCGGCGAGGTGGAGCTGGAGAGCGCCGCCGGCCCGATCCGGCTGCGCCGTCTCTTCCATGAGGGGAGGCGGCGCGCCGGGCGGCTCTGGCTGGAGCGGGACGGGAGCAGCTGGGAGGGGGAGGCGGCGGAGGCGGAGCTGGAGCGCCTGCTCGGCCAGGTGGCGCGGAGCGACTACACCACCGTCTTCGCCTTCTCCCTGGCGGAGCTGGAGGCCCTCCGCCGGCTCGACCAGGGCGAGGTGGGGAAGCGCATCTACAGCGCGGGCTTCGGGGCGGCCGAGGTGCCCGCCGTGGAGGACGAGCTGGAGCGGCGGCGAGGCGAACTCTGGAAACCCAGGGCGCGGAAGGGACCCGAGCTCAACCAGCTGCTCCAGCTGCTGGTCGACAAGGAGCGCGAGCTGGAGTCGGCGCGGCACGCGCTGGGGGAGCTGGAGCCGCTGCGCGCCGAGCAGCGCCGGGCCGAGGAAGAGGTCGCGCGGCTCGAGCCCCTACAGGCGGAGGCGGAGCGGCAGGCGCGGCGCCTCCGGCGCCTGCGGGAGCTCCGGCCGGACTGGCAGAGATGGCGCGTCCTGCGCGGCGAGGTGGAGGCGGGGCGCCGCTGGGCGACCTTTCCGGCGGAGGCGACCGAGCGGTCGGAGGAGCTGGAGGAGCGGCTCCGCCGCCTGGAGGAGCAGAGGCGGCAGCTGCGCCGGGAGGTCTCCGGCGAGGAGGCGATCCTGGACGAGCCCCTGCCCGTCGCGCTCCTGGAGGCGGCCGCCCAGGTGGAGGCGCTGCTCCGGGAGCTCCCCGACCAGCAACGGCGGGCGGCCGCTCTCGCCGAGAAGGAGCAGCGCCTGCACGACGCGGAGGCGGAGCTGGAGGCGGCGGCCCGCCGCCTGCGCCTCGACCCGGACGCGCTTCCGGCGCTCGTGGAGCGCTGGGGCGAGACCGGCCTGCCCGAGGCGGAGGGCCAGGAGCTGGCCGCCAGGGCGATGGAGGCCCGGAAGCACGCGCTGCTGGCCCGGAGCCGGTGGGAGGAGCAGGAGCTCGGCGGCGCCGAGGCGGCGGTCTCCGCACCGGATCCCGGGGAGGCCGGGGGCGCCGGCGCCCGCGGCCGGCGCCGGGGCGCGGTCGTTGTGGGCCTCGGGCTGGCCGGCTTCCTGGCGCTGGGCGCGGCGCTCCTCCACGGGCCCGCCTGGGCGGGCTGGCTTGGACTCCTGGCCGTCGGCGGCGCCCTCGCCCTGGCCCTCGCGCCCGCCCGGGGCGGCACGGCCGCGGTCCGCGAGGAGGTGGAGCGGGCACGGCTCCTCTGGGAGAGCGAGCGCCGGCGGCTGGCGCAGGCGAGGGAGGCGGCGGAACGGGAGGAGGCGGAGGCACGCGGGCGCCTGGTCGCCTGGTGCCGGCGCCACGGTCTCCCCACCGGGCTGGCGCCGGAAGAGCTGGCCGGCTGGCTGGCGGAGGCGCGCCGGCTCCCGCAGCTGCTGGCAGGCCGGGAACGACTCGAGCGGGAGCTGGCGGAGCTCCGGTCGCAGTCGGACGCCTTCGCCGCGCGGCTGGGAGAGCAGGCCGGGCGGCTCGGCGTGGAGGCGGACCCGGACCGGCTCCGGGAGCGGCTCGAGGCGGCCCGCCGGCAGCAGGAGCGGCGGCGGCAGGCGGCCGAGAGCCTGCGCCGGCTGCGCGATCGCGAGAAGGAGCTGGCGGTGGAGTCGGCCGAGGCGGAGGGTCTCCTGCGGAGCCTTCTCGAGAAGGCGGGCGTGGGGGAGGTCGCGGAGCTGCCCGAGGCGGCCGCCCAGGCGGAGCGCTGGCGGAGGCAGGGAGCGGAGCTCCAGGATCTGGAGAGCCGCCTCCGGGCGGCCGCGCTGGAGCTCTGGCCCGAGCCCGCCGATCCCCTGGCGGAACTGGACCGCCGCCTGGCCGCCACCGATCCGGAGGCGCTGGAGCAGGAGCAGGGGAAAGCCGAGGCCGAGGCGGCGGAGGTCCGCGAGCGCATCGCCCGGGCGCACCAGCGGCTGGGCGAGTTGCGGGTCCGGATCGAGCAGCTGGAGAGGAGCCGGCGCGTGGCCGAGCTGGGCGACGAGGCGGCCCGCCTCCGCGCCCGCTTGGAGGCGCGGGCAGCCGAGTGGCGGCGGCTCACCCTGGCGCTGGAGATCCTGCGGGCGGCCCGCGAGAGGTTCGAGCAGGAGCGCCAACCGGCCGTCGTGCAGAGCGCCTCGCGCCTCTTCGTCCACTTCACCGGCGGGCGCTACGAGCGCGTGACAGTCGGCCTGGGGGAGCAGCGTCCGCGCCTCGTCCCGCGCGGGGCGGGGGCGGCGCCTCTGGAACCCTGGCAGCTCAGCCGGGGCACCCAGGAGCAGCTCTACCTGGCCATGCGCCTGGCTTACATCGAGGAAGTCCGGCGCAACGGCGGCAGCCTCCCCGTGGTCATCGACGACGCGCTGGCCGACTTCGACCCCGCCCGGCTGAGGGCCGCCCTGCGCGCCCTGGGCGAGTTCGCCCGCGGCCACCAGGTGCTCCTCTTCACCTGCCACCCGCACGTGGTGGACGCGGCCCGCCGGGAGGTGCCGGACGCGCACGTGCTGGAGCTCCCCTGA
- a CDS encoding DNA repair exonuclease, giving the protein MSRFKFVHAADLHLDSGLTGLEEVAPEMARAVREASLGALDRIVRLCIEEEASFLVLAGDVWDEADRSLLAANRLRDGLAELARHGIPSFIASGNHDHDGGWRPRLAWPGEVHFFPSGRPASFPVTRGGRELARVWGIGYPRREVRDNLARLFRRDAETPYAVAVLHANVGGQPGHDAYAPASLEELLQGGFDYWALGHVHTRLELRVSSPAVVYPGNTQGRNPREVGPRGCYLVEVDGRESRLRFVPTHGVEWRRLEVPIDGMEDEESLQEALAEAVEEAAAELAREGRGLIALLRLTGRGPLDATLRRPRVMEELLAVLRQRVEGRRPPVWVGRLERETRPPRPVEALAEEPSLEGEMARQVREALAGGAVLDRFRGALQELYGQRGVEGRLVPPEETELRSELLEALALALDLMDDERQQRGGGSR; this is encoded by the coding sequence ATGTCCCGTTTCAAGTTCGTGCATGCCGCCGACCTCCACCTGGACAGCGGCCTGACCGGTCTCGAGGAAGTGGCGCCGGAGATGGCGCGGGCGGTGCGGGAGGCGTCGCTCGGCGCCCTGGACCGGATCGTCCGCCTCTGCATCGAGGAGGAGGCCAGCTTCCTGGTGCTGGCGGGCGACGTCTGGGACGAGGCGGACCGGAGCCTGCTGGCGGCCAACCGGCTGCGCGACGGGCTGGCGGAGCTGGCGCGGCACGGCATCCCCAGCTTCATCGCCTCCGGCAACCACGACCACGACGGCGGCTGGCGGCCGCGGCTGGCCTGGCCGGGGGAGGTCCACTTCTTCCCGTCCGGCCGCCCGGCCTCCTTCCCGGTGACGCGCGGGGGCCGGGAGCTGGCTCGGGTCTGGGGGATCGGCTACCCGCGGCGGGAGGTGCGCGACAACCTGGCCCGCCTCTTCCGCCGGGACGCGGAGACGCCCTACGCGGTGGCGGTCCTCCACGCCAACGTGGGCGGTCAGCCCGGCCACGACGCCTACGCTCCCGCCAGCCTGGAGGAGCTCCTGCAGGGGGGCTTCGACTACTGGGCGCTGGGCCACGTCCACACCCGGCTGGAGCTGCGCGTCTCGTCGCCGGCGGTGGTCTACCCCGGAAACACCCAGGGGCGGAACCCGCGCGAGGTCGGCCCGAGGGGCTGCTACCTGGTGGAGGTGGACGGCCGCGAGAGCCGCCTCCGCTTCGTTCCCACCCACGGCGTCGAGTGGCGCCGGCTGGAGGTCCCCATCGACGGGATGGAGGACGAGGAGTCGCTGCAGGAGGCGCTGGCCGAGGCGGTCGAGGAGGCGGCGGCCGAGCTGGCCCGGGAGGGGCGCGGCCTGATCGCGCTCCTCCGGCTGACCGGCCGCGGGCCGCTGGACGCGACGCTGCGACGGCCCCGCGTCATGGAGGAGCTCCTGGCGGTCCTCCGCCAGCGGGTGGAGGGGCGGCGCCCACCGGTCTGGGTGGGACGGCTGGAGCGGGAGACGCGCCCGCCGCGGCCGGTGGAGGCGCTGGCCGAGGAGCCTTCCCTGGAGGGGGAGATGGCGCGCCAGGTGCGGGAGGCGCTGGCCGGCGGCGCCGTCCTGGACCGCTTCCGCGGAGCCTTGCAGGAGCTGTACGGCCAGCGCGGGGTGGAGGGCCGCCTGGTCCCGCCGGAGGAGACGGAGCTGCGGTCGGAGCTCCTGGAGGCGCTGGCGCTGGCGCTGGACCTGATGGACGACGAACGGCAGCAGCGCGGGGGTGGTTCCCGGTGA